A stretch of the Bacillus sp. B-jedd genome encodes the following:
- a CDS encoding sigma-54 interaction domain-containing protein, translating into METAIKELKNLADYDNVLVVDRNGVILFYDLADVKILKTLGMRPEEFIGSRITSFYTNLTEENSTLLSAIRTGESLCNVRQEMKTRTGNEYISMNSTFPIKQGEEIVGAIEFSKHFFKKPDIRVIDQYAGHKIYRKNNTIYTINDIITENPGMLEIKRKIERIARSDSTVFLYGSTGTGKEMVAQAIHNAGSRYGKQFLSLNCGAIPPNLIESTLFGTVKGSFTGSEDMPGAFEQANGGTLFLDEINSLDLHLQVKLLKAIEEKTIRRIGGKKNIFLDIRVISATNEHPEQLLAEKRLREDLYYRLGVVQLELPLLKDRPEDIKLLLDTYIAFYNAHMDVAVDGYNDEVLDCFMGYDWPGNVRELKNAVETAFNQVESRMITLEDIPYRVRQFKKGPQASAVPIRGKRPLKDAVEEFELTLIQEALKESNGVIAESARILGLSKQLLKYKMEKHGLR; encoded by the coding sequence GTGGAGACAGCCATCAAGGAACTGAAGAATCTGGCGGACTATGACAATGTGCTGGTTGTTGACCGGAACGGGGTTATCCTGTTCTATGACCTCGCCGATGTGAAAATTCTTAAGACGCTCGGCATGCGGCCTGAGGAGTTTATAGGGAGCCGGATTACTTCCTTTTATACGAATCTTACTGAGGAGAACAGCACCCTTTTATCCGCGATTCGGACGGGGGAGTCGCTGTGTAACGTCCGGCAGGAGATGAAGACGAGGACTGGAAATGAATATATTTCGATGAACTCGACATTTCCGATTAAGCAAGGCGAGGAGATTGTCGGAGCGATCGAGTTTTCAAAGCATTTTTTCAAAAAGCCCGATATCCGCGTCATTGACCAGTATGCTGGACACAAGATTTATCGCAAGAATAATACGATTTACACGATAAATGACATCATTACTGAAAACCCTGGGATGCTTGAGATAAAGAGGAAAATTGAGAGGATTGCCAGGTCGGATTCAACGGTGTTCCTATACGGAAGTACCGGTACTGGCAAGGAAATGGTCGCCCAGGCGATCCATAATGCGGGCAGCCGTTACGGAAAGCAGTTCCTATCGCTGAACTGCGGAGCCATTCCGCCAAACTTGATTGAAAGCACGCTGTTTGGAACGGTGAAGGGGAGTTTTACTGGATCGGAAGATATGCCTGGAGCGTTTGAACAGGCGAATGGCGGGACATTGTTCCTTGATGAAATCAATTCGCTTGACCTCCATCTCCAGGTGAAGCTTTTGAAAGCGATAGAGGAAAAGACCATCAGGAGGATTGGCGGCAAAAAGAATATCTTCTTGGATATCCGGGTGATTTCGGCAACAAATGAGCATCCGGAACAATTGCTCGCCGAAAAGCGCTTAAGGGAGGATTTGTACTACCGGCTTGGCGTTGTCCAGCTGGAGCTGCCTCTGCTGAAGGACAGGCCCGAAGACATCAAGCTTCTCCTTGACACTTATATTGCTTTTTACAATGCGCATATGGATGTTGCAGTCGATGGCTATAACGATGAGGTGCTTGATTGCTTTATGGGCTATGATTGGCCCGGGAATGTGCGGGAATTGAAAAACGCGGTCGAGACAGCTTTCAACCAGGTGGAATCAAGGATGATTACCCTTGAGGATATTCCTTACCGGGTTCGCCAGTTCAAAAAAGGCCCGCAGGCATCGGCAGTGCCAATTCGCGGGAAGAGACCGCTGAAGGACGCGGTCGAAGAATTTGAATTAACGCTCATTCAGGAAGCGCTGAAGGAAAGCAACGGTGTCATCGCTGAAAGCGCCCGAATACTCGGTCTGTCGAAGCAGCTTTTAAAGTATAAGATGGAGAAGCATGGATTAAGGTAA
- a CDS encoding multi-TM2 domain-containing protein, which yields MKNPIAALTLSVFPGLGHIYNGKIFKGLLYLITIVGTELFAALAFMNNEPDLGVISFFIGLILYIISFIDIGRQLSKSFVKKTEVAGGDEKHANQESERFYAIILSLIPGLGHFQIGLLNRGVTLLASFIGCGVMVMFVTVMTGRGEFLVFLAVLPIIWLYGFFDATVQLNKKQRGEILVDRTIFEEFEMRREDGKKSRAIATFLSIFPGAGHLYLGLQRRGIQLMAAFLFAIYILDVLRLGIFLFLIPIIWFYSFFDGLQKASRSGSESLEDIPVITYFVNHQRWVGIGLVALGFYYLFTNIFLPVFQPIIAKFITVDMYMLSNYLQTAIVCILLIGGGLKLLAGNKGKKGESGL from the coding sequence ATGAAGAATCCAATTGCGGCGCTGACTCTGTCTGTTTTTCCCGGACTTGGCCATATTTACAACGGCAAAATTTTTAAGGGGCTGCTTTATTTAATTACGATTGTAGGGACTGAACTGTTTGCTGCGCTAGCTTTTATGAACAACGAACCAGACCTTGGCGTAATCAGCTTTTTCATCGGCCTGATCCTTTATATCATTAGCTTTATCGATATTGGAAGGCAACTATCTAAGAGTTTTGTGAAAAAAACTGAGGTCGCAGGCGGTGATGAGAAGCATGCTAATCAGGAGTCTGAACGGTTTTATGCGATCATCCTCTCGCTCATCCCCGGTCTTGGCCACTTTCAGATTGGCCTGTTGAACCGCGGGGTAACACTGCTTGCTTCATTCATAGGGTGTGGTGTGATGGTCATGTTTGTGACCGTCATGACCGGCAGAGGTGAGTTTCTTGTTTTCCTGGCTGTGCTGCCAATTATTTGGCTATACGGATTTTTTGACGCGACCGTCCAGCTTAATAAGAAACAGCGCGGCGAGATTCTTGTCGACAGGACGATTTTTGAGGAATTCGAAATGCGCAGGGAAGATGGCAAAAAAAGCCGGGCCATCGCAACGTTCCTTTCCATTTTTCCTGGTGCGGGGCATCTCTATCTTGGCTTGCAGCGCCGGGGCATCCAGCTTATGGCAGCCTTCCTATTTGCAATCTACATTTTGGATGTTCTCAGGCTGGGCATCTTCCTGTTCCTGATTCCAATCATTTGGTTCTACAGCTTTTTTGACGGCCTGCAGAAGGCGTCACGAAGCGGCAGTGAATCTTTGGAGGATATTCCCGTCATCACCTATTTTGTGAACCATCAGAGATGGGTCGGCATCGGCCTAGTGGCCCTTGGGTTTTATTATCTGTTCACGAACATTTTCCTGCCGGTTTTCCAGCCAATTATTGCGAAGTTCATAACGGTCGATATGTATATGCTGAGCAACTATCTCCAAACAGCGATTGTGTGCATCCTGTTAATCGGGGGCGGACTTAAGCTGTTGGCAGGGAACAAGGGGAAGAAGGGGGAGTCGGGATTATGA
- a CDS encoding PaaI family thioesterase: protein MEEKIEKAIQDIYPDDFAWCYGCGRLNKDGHQLRTGWQGDKTVTIYTPDSKYMGIPGFIYGGMIASLIDCHGTGSASLALHRKNGNEIGDGTVPPRFVTASLNVEFLKPTPQDVPLKAIGTVEEIHPKKWKVHTELFANDILCARGEVVLVVMPSTFLNNK from the coding sequence ATGGAAGAGAAAATTGAGAAAGCAATACAAGATATCTACCCTGATGATTTCGCCTGGTGTTATGGCTGTGGACGGTTAAATAAGGATGGCCATCAACTCCGGACAGGTTGGCAAGGCGATAAGACGGTTACGATTTATACGCCTGATTCAAAGTATATGGGAATTCCAGGCTTCATTTATGGCGGAATGATCGCCTCGTTGATTGATTGCCACGGGACAGGGTCTGCCTCGCTTGCTTTACACCGGAAGAATGGGAATGAAATCGGTGATGGGACCGTGCCGCCAAGGTTTGTCACAGCCAGCCTCAATGTGGAATTCCTGAAACCGACTCCGCAGGACGTTCCGCTAAAAGCAATTGGAACAGTTGAAGAAATCCATCCGAAGAAATGGAAGGTCCATACAGAGTTATTTGCAAATGACATTCTTTGCGCCCGTGGAGAGGTCGTTTTGGTCGTCATGCCTAGTACGTTTTTAAATAATAAATAG
- a CDS encoding RNA polymerase sigma factor, whose protein sequence is MIEKVLSGSDQAFRVLVEKYRHDVFRTVYAVLRDQKEAEDAAQEVFLKIYRSLPRYEHQGFKTWITRIAVNHAIDIKRKLARRKEEALEFQGQEVFATVRDSVEEQMFLKEKQRLVRERLEEVPENYRDVIVGFYIAEKSYQEMAEEQQVAVKTIETKLYRARNWMKKHWEEDDFS, encoded by the coding sequence TTGATTGAGAAGGTGCTGTCTGGGAGTGACCAGGCGTTCAGGGTTCTTGTTGAGAAGTACCGGCATGATGTGTTCCGGACTGTTTATGCCGTGCTTAGGGACCAGAAGGAGGCGGAGGATGCTGCCCAGGAAGTGTTTTTGAAAATCTACAGGTCTCTCCCCCGTTATGAGCACCAGGGATTCAAAACGTGGATAACCCGGATTGCTGTCAATCATGCTATTGATATAAAACGGAAGCTGGCGAGAAGGAAAGAAGAAGCCCTTGAATTCCAGGGGCAGGAGGTATTCGCGACCGTCAGGGATAGTGTTGAAGAGCAAATGTTCCTTAAAGAAAAACAGCGGCTTGTCAGGGAGCGGCTTGAAGAAGTCCCGGAAAATTATCGGGATGTAATTGTTGGCTTTTACATAGCTGAAAAGTCCTATCAGGAAATGGCCGAAGAACAGCAGGTAGCTGTCAAGACGATTGAGACCAAGTTGTATCGGGCCCGGAATTGGATGAAGAAGCATTGGGAGGAGGACGATTTTTCATGA
- a CDS encoding rhodanese-like domain-containing protein, with translation MAVKVIPILAAGVLLMAACSASDSATEKPKKVESTGGYKSIAKENEGEETPAFKSVPSAEAEKMVAGGGVTVIDVRGPELFAESHLPEAQNIPIKEIEAKSYDLDPNGTYLIVCQKGKTSEKASGLLVENGYPNVINMSGGMDSWTGATEKSK, from the coding sequence ATGGCTGTGAAAGTGATTCCTATTTTGGCAGCGGGCGTTTTATTAATGGCGGCTTGTTCTGCATCTGATTCAGCTACAGAGAAGCCGAAGAAAGTGGAAAGTACAGGCGGTTACAAGTCGATTGCCAAGGAAAATGAAGGTGAGGAAACCCCGGCCTTCAAGTCGGTTCCTTCAGCTGAAGCGGAGAAAATGGTTGCAGGTGGCGGGGTGACGGTTATCGATGTCCGGGGGCCGGAGCTATTTGCAGAATCCCATCTGCCGGAAGCGCAAAATATTCCGATAAAAGAAATCGAGGCGAAGTCTTACGACTTGGATCCGAACGGAACCTATTTGATTGTGTGTCAAAAAGGAAAAACCTCGGAAAAGGCAAGCGGACTTCTTGTTGAAAACGGCTATCCAAACGTTATTAATATGAGTGGCGGGATGGATAGCTGGACGGGCGCGACCGAAAAGTCGAAGTAG
- a CDS encoding DUF6155 family protein, translating to MKIKVPELKKKLKEYDQKELIQLVTELFKASKDVQSILSVKFLGDEATEELYNNAKKAVESGFYTKRGEPTIRLAEAKKAIANFEKLSGDEEKTLDLMLYYVELGVDFTNSFGDIDYTFYNSMVGMYDKVTSKCAMEEEYYHSFASRLKQILYETADIGWGFHEALVDSFSEMGYSDDDEEDEEESL from the coding sequence GTGAAAATCAAAGTCCCGGAATTAAAAAAGAAGTTAAAAGAGTATGACCAAAAGGAACTGATTCAACTTGTAACAGAGCTTTTTAAAGCAAGTAAAGATGTCCAGTCCATTTTATCCGTGAAATTTCTTGGCGATGAAGCAACAGAGGAACTGTACAACAATGCGAAGAAAGCAGTGGAAAGCGGGTTCTACACGAAACGGGGTGAACCAACGATTCGCCTTGCCGAAGCAAAAAAGGCGATTGCCAACTTCGAAAAATTATCAGGAGATGAAGAAAAGACCCTTGATCTTATGCTTTACTACGTGGAATTGGGTGTTGATTTTACTAATTCCTTTGGTGATATTGACTATACATTTTACAACAGTATGGTTGGCATGTATGACAAAGTCACCTCGAAATGCGCCATGGAGGAAGAATACTACCACTCTTTTGCTAGCCGTTTAAAACAAATCTTATATGAAACAGCGGATATTGGCTGGGGATTTCACGAGGCTTTAGTAGACTCCTTCTCAGAGATGGGGTACTCAGACGATGATGAGGAAGACGAAGAGGAATCACTTTGA
- a CDS encoding anti-sigma factor family protein has protein sequence MKHYSLADWLAYIEGEADAHQQAEMEDHLYSCAECLDLYSTGIEINEEHFPGIQNPEFTDYVMQQINFVKGRGEEDGNTVSRLIPNEKPYYRNQVFHYIVAAAATLLLMFSGVFQSITAIAGNIDSQTKNRSYTEGIITKTFAWMDSLEKNKEDEQ, from the coding sequence ATGAAGCATTATTCATTAGCTGACTGGCTTGCTTATATAGAAGGGGAAGCGGATGCGCACCAACAGGCGGAAATGGAAGACCATCTCTACTCCTGCGCAGAGTGCCTCGATCTCTATTCGACCGGGATCGAAATCAATGAGGAACATTTCCCCGGCATTCAGAACCCGGAATTTACGGATTATGTCATGCAACAAATCAATTTTGTCAAAGGGCGGGGGGAAGAAGACGGCAACACAGTGAGCCGGTTGATCCCGAACGAAAAGCCTTATTACCGAAACCAGGTATTCCACTACATCGTGGCGGCAGCGGCGACCCTGCTGCTTATGTTCTCCGGCGTCTTCCAATCCATCACCGCGATAGCCGGCAATATTGATTCACAAACAAAGAATAGGTCTTACACCGAAGGTATTATTACCAAAACATTCGCATGGATGGACTCTCTGGAAAAGAACAAGGAGGATGAACAATAA